A region of Modestobacter marinus DNA encodes the following proteins:
- a CDS encoding ferredoxin reductase — MTATVPRPSTARPVLTTLRDRVLKVAELVTTPLLPADYLDLVDPLRSGAALRGRIEAVHRETRDTASIVIRPGRDWLPHTPGQYVRIGIDIDGVRLWRAYSITSVLGRADGCFSITVKAIPDGKVSNHLVHRARPGTVVQLDQATGDFVLPEARPAKALFVTAGSGITPVMGILRNLGEDAGCDVVLVHSAPTPEDVIFGAELRELAAAGRIRLVEHHTEAAGLLDAEAIADLVPDLAERATWACGPVGLLEALEEHWAAQGIDDQLYTERFRPRVLVTGEGGTVTFAKSGRTLEADGATPILDAAEEAGLLMPSGCRMGICYGCVLPLREGAVRDLRNGELTTAAPGDGVLIQTCVSAAADACDIDH; from the coding sequence ATGACCGCCACTGTTCCGCGCCCGTCGACGGCCCGTCCCGTGCTGACCACGCTGCGCGACCGGGTGCTCAAGGTGGCCGAGCTCGTCACGACGCCGCTGCTGCCCGCCGACTACCTGGACCTGGTCGACCCGCTGCGCTCCGGTGCCGCGCTGCGCGGCCGGATCGAGGCGGTGCACCGGGAGACCCGGGACACCGCCAGCATCGTGATCCGCCCGGGCCGCGACTGGCTGCCGCACACCCCCGGCCAGTACGTCCGGATCGGCATCGACATCGACGGGGTGCGGCTGTGGCGCGCCTACTCGATCACCTCGGTGCTCGGCCGCGCCGACGGCTGCTTCAGCATCACCGTGAAGGCGATCCCCGACGGCAAGGTCAGCAACCACCTGGTGCACCGCGCCCGGCCGGGCACCGTCGTCCAGTTGGACCAGGCCACCGGAGACTTCGTCCTCCCCGAGGCGCGGCCGGCCAAGGCGCTGTTCGTGACCGCCGGTTCCGGCATCACGCCGGTGATGGGCATCCTGCGCAACCTGGGCGAGGACGCCGGGTGCGACGTCGTCCTGGTGCACTCCGCGCCCACGCCCGAGGACGTCATCTTCGGCGCCGAGCTGCGCGAGCTGGCCGCGGCCGGCCGGATCCGGCTGGTCGAGCACCACACCGAGGCCGCCGGCCTGCTGGACGCCGAGGCGATCGCCGACCTGGTGCCCGACCTGGCCGAGCGGGCCACCTGGGCCTGCGGCCCGGTCGGCCTGCTCGAGGCGCTGGAGGAGCACTGGGCGGCCCAGGGCATCGACGACCAGCTCTACACCGAGCGCTTCCGCCCCCGGGTGCTGGTCACCGGCGAGGGCGGCACCGTCACGTTCGCGAAGTCCGGCCGCACGCTGGAGGCCGACGGCGCGACCCCGATCCTGGACGCCGCCGAGGAGGCCGGGCTGCTCATGCCCAGCGGCTGCCGGATGGGGATCTGCTACGGCTGCGTGCTGCCGCTGCGCGAGGGCGCCGTCCGTGACCTGCGCAACGGGGAGCTGACCACCGCCGCCCCCGGTGACGGCGTCCTGATCCAGACCTGCGTCAGCGCCGCCGCTGACGCCTGCGACATCGACCACTGA
- a CDS encoding fatty acid desaturase family protein, with protein sequence MTVLQKKPDNPIAHLSEADIEAIGRELDAIRQSVVDSRGEDDAAYIRRVIDVQRKMELASRAVLLFSKFPPAWVLGTMGLSVAKILENMEIGHNILHGQWDWMRDPKIHSTTWEWDMASPAEQWKHSHNVLHHTYTNVIGKDNDLGYGIMRVDEDQKWVPLYLLQPVWNFVNACFFEYGIAAYDLELGKNLATKERRADPGFRARGKQVLKKIGKQMTKDYVVHPALSGPSFLPTLAANFTANVVRNLWSHSVIMCGHFPEGVETFEKKSIDGETRGEWYLRQMLGSANISGSKAMHIMTGNLSHQVEHHLFPDLPSNRYAEIAPQIRDLFARYGLRYHTASLPRQVGSAWHKVLRLSLPNGWLAQTTPANAPAQVVKLYKMTTGGPKVRRQLQGAAWNQVAA encoded by the coding sequence ATGACCGTCCTGCAGAAGAAGCCCGACAACCCGATCGCCCACCTCTCCGAGGCCGACATCGAGGCCATCGGCCGCGAGCTCGACGCCATCCGGCAGAGCGTCGTGGACAGCCGTGGCGAGGACGACGCGGCCTACATCCGCCGGGTCATCGACGTGCAGCGCAAGATGGAGCTGGCCAGCCGGGCCGTGCTGCTGTTCTCCAAGTTCCCGCCGGCCTGGGTGCTGGGCACCATGGGGCTCTCGGTCGCCAAGATCCTGGAGAACATGGAGATCGGGCACAACATCCTGCACGGGCAGTGGGACTGGATGCGTGACCCGAAGATCCACTCCACGACCTGGGAGTGGGACATGGCCAGCCCGGCCGAGCAGTGGAAGCACTCGCACAACGTGCTCCACCACACGTACACGAACGTGATCGGCAAGGACAACGACCTCGGCTACGGCATCATGCGCGTCGACGAGGACCAGAAGTGGGTGCCGCTGTACCTGCTGCAGCCGGTGTGGAACTTCGTCAACGCCTGCTTCTTCGAGTACGGCATCGCCGCCTACGACCTGGAGCTGGGCAAGAACCTGGCCACCAAGGAGCGGCGGGCCGACCCCGGCTTCCGCGCCCGCGGCAAGCAGGTGCTGAAGAAGATCGGCAAGCAGATGACCAAGGACTACGTCGTCCACCCGGCGCTGTCGGGTCCGTCGTTCCTGCCGACCCTGGCGGCCAACTTCACCGCCAACGTGGTGCGCAACCTCTGGTCGCACTCGGTGATCATGTGCGGGCACTTCCCGGAGGGCGTGGAGACCTTCGAGAAGAAGTCGATCGACGGCGAGACCCGCGGTGAGTGGTACCTGCGCCAGATGCTCGGCTCGGCCAACATCTCCGGCAGCAAGGCCATGCACATCATGACCGGGAACCTGTCCCACCAGGTCGAGCACCACCTGTTCCCGGACCTGCCGAGCAACCGGTACGCCGAGATCGCGCCGCAGATCCGCGACCTGTTCGCCCGCTACGGGCTGCGGTACCACACCGCGTCGCTCCCGCGTCAGGTCGGCTCGGCATGGCACAAGGTGCTCCGGCTCTCGCTGCCCAACGGCTGGCTGGCCCAGACCACCCCGGCCAACGCCCCGGCGCAGGTCGTCAAGCTCTACAAGATGACCACCGGCGGGCCGAAGGTCCGCCGCCAGCTGCAGGGCGCCGCCTGGAACCAGGTCGCTGCCTGA
- a CDS encoding universal stress protein, with protein MTVLVGFLPTPEGEAAFAAGLAEARRRGEDLLVLNSPRGGAPVSADVAPPELVAQLTERSRTDGVALEVRQTPHTGDLADSVLRVAEEADASLIVIGLRRRSPVGKLLMGSSAQRILLDADRPVLAVKPHPSAG; from the coding sequence GTGACCGTCCTCGTCGGTTTCCTCCCCACCCCCGAGGGCGAGGCGGCCTTCGCGGCCGGCCTGGCCGAGGCCCGCCGCCGGGGCGAGGACCTGCTGGTGCTCAACAGCCCCCGCGGCGGCGCGCCGGTCAGCGCCGACGTCGCCCCGCCGGAGCTGGTCGCCCAGCTCACCGAGCGCAGCCGCACCGACGGGGTGGCCCTGGAGGTGCGGCAGACCCCGCACACCGGCGACCTGGCCGACTCGGTGCTCCGGGTGGCCGAGGAGGCCGATGCCTCACTGATCGTGATCGGGCTGCGCCGCCGCTCCCCCGTCGGCAAGCTGCTGATGGGCAGCAGCGCCCAGCGGATCCTGCTGGACGCCGACCGGCCGGTGCTCGCGGTCAAGCCGCACCCCAGCGCCGGCTGA
- a CDS encoding tripartite tricarboxylate transporter permease has product MDVAPVLDGFAVVLEPTNLLYCLIGVVVGMLVGVLPGLGPAATIAILLPITIGLEPVTSIIMLAGIFYGAQYGGTITSVLLKLPGEASSVVTVFDGHALARQGKAGTALGIAAIGSFVGGTISIVALSFLAPVVAGFALDFGPPEYTALALLGILLVATVSSGSRLKAVIAACIGLLLATVGRDAFTGGERFTFGNLNLADGLDFVPIAMGLFGLGEILYNLEERHNAVHAPAKVANVWPSRADLRRSSGAIGRGSVLGFVLGILPGGGATLSSLAAYAVEKRRSKTPERFGKGAVEGVAGPETANNAAATSSFIPLLTLGIPANATMAVIFGALLVSGVSPGPRLVTDEPELFWGVVNSMYIGNILLLIMSIPLVGLFVKILRVRPAVLAPITVLITLIGVYTVNNSTFDIVLVIVFGVLGYLMKKVGFDPGPLLLAFVLGTLLEDSLRRSLLIFDGDTTGFFTRPISGTLLVVFVVVALLPPIRSALARRRGTSADHSDTTTPKELV; this is encoded by the coding sequence GTGGACGTCGCCCCGGTGCTCGACGGCTTCGCCGTCGTCCTGGAACCCACCAACCTGCTGTACTGCCTGATCGGCGTCGTCGTCGGCATGCTCGTCGGCGTGCTGCCCGGCCTCGGGCCCGCCGCGACCATCGCGATCCTGCTGCCGATCACCATCGGCCTGGAGCCGGTGACCTCGATCATCATGCTGGCCGGGATCTTCTACGGCGCCCAGTACGGCGGCACGATCACCTCGGTGCTGCTCAAGCTGCCGGGTGAGGCCTCCTCGGTGGTCACGGTGTTCGACGGCCACGCCCTGGCCCGCCAGGGCAAGGCCGGCACCGCGCTGGGCATCGCGGCGATCGGCTCGTTCGTCGGCGGCACGATCTCGATCGTCGCCCTGTCCTTCCTCGCCCCCGTCGTGGCCGGCTTCGCCCTCGACTTCGGGCCGCCGGAGTACACCGCGCTGGCGCTGCTCGGCATCCTCCTGGTCGCGACCGTGAGCAGCGGCAGCCGGCTCAAGGCGGTCATCGCCGCCTGCATCGGCCTGCTGCTCGCCACGGTCGGCCGGGACGCGTTCACCGGGGGCGAGCGGTTCACCTTCGGCAACCTGAACCTGGCCGACGGGCTGGACTTCGTCCCGATCGCGATGGGCCTGTTCGGCCTCGGCGAGATCCTCTACAACCTGGAGGAGCGGCACAACGCCGTCCACGCGCCGGCGAAGGTGGCCAACGTGTGGCCCTCGCGCGCCGACCTGCGCCGGTCCTCCGGGGCGATCGGTCGTGGCTCGGTGCTCGGCTTCGTCCTCGGCATCCTGCCCGGCGGCGGGGCGACGCTCTCCTCGCTGGCCGCCTACGCGGTGGAGAAGCGGCGCTCCAAGACCCCCGAGCGGTTCGGCAAGGGCGCGGTCGAGGGGGTGGCCGGCCCGGAGACGGCGAACAACGCGGCCGCGACGTCGTCCTTCATCCCGCTGCTCACGCTGGGCATCCCGGCCAACGCGACCATGGCGGTCATCTTCGGTGCGCTGCTCGTCTCGGGCGTCTCCCCCGGCCCGCGGCTGGTCACCGACGAGCCGGAGCTCTTCTGGGGCGTGGTCAACTCGATGTACATCGGCAACATCCTGTTGCTGATCATGAGCATCCCGCTGGTGGGGCTGTTCGTGAAGATCCTCCGGGTGCGGCCGGCCGTCCTGGCGCCGATCACGGTGCTGATCACGCTGATCGGCGTCTACACGGTCAACAACAGCACGTTCGACATCGTCCTGGTCATCGTCTTCGGCGTGCTCGGCTACCTGATGAAGAAGGTCGGCTTCGACCCGGGGCCGCTGTTGCTGGCCTTCGTCCTGGGCACCCTGCTGGAGGACTCGCTGCGCCGGTCGCTGCTGATCTTCGACGGCGACACCACCGGTTTCTTCACCCGCCCGATCTCCGGCACACTGCTGGTCGTCTTCGTGGTCGTGGCCCTGCTGCCGCCGATCCGCAGCGCGTTGGCCCGGCGGCGGGGCACCTCCGCCGACCACTCCGACACCACCACCCCCAAGGAGCTCGTGTGA
- a CDS encoding tripartite tricarboxylate transporter TctB family protein translates to MTSAHDGATTPGHPGGSTAAGATPREDAGSTSTAGPAHPVGPHASTLHDVEEDAHQVEVEAEHRPPPAGTTTNVVVAVLVVALGVAAVVGSLSLGAGSAGNPGSGTWPMVLGVVIVVLGLALALDARTTSPDAGAPDTSTSDAERFSRSSWLVVAGLATMVVFVAVIEVIGFEIPAALLAFVWLRFLGGETWRSSVLVSLGVVVAFYLVFVAALSVPIPHLF, encoded by the coding sequence GTGACCTCTGCGCACGACGGGGCGACCACCCCGGGGCACCCCGGCGGCAGCACGGCCGCCGGGGCCACCCCCCGGGAGGACGCCGGCTCGACCTCGACGGCCGGGCCGGCGCACCCCGTCGGACCGCACGCCTCCACGCTGCACGACGTCGAGGAGGACGCCCACCAGGTCGAGGTGGAGGCCGAGCACCGGCCCCCGCCGGCCGGCACGACCACGAACGTGGTCGTCGCCGTCCTGGTGGTGGCGCTCGGCGTCGCCGCGGTGGTCGGCTCCCTCTCGCTCGGGGCCGGCAGCGCCGGCAACCCGGGCTCGGGCACCTGGCCCATGGTGCTGGGCGTCGTCATCGTCGTCCTGGGCCTCGCGCTCGCGCTCGACGCGCGCACCACCTCGCCGGACGCCGGCGCCCCCGATACCAGCACCTCGGACGCCGAGCGCTTCTCCCGCTCGTCCTGGCTGGTGGTGGCCGGCCTGGCGACGATGGTCGTCTTCGTCGCGGTCATCGAGGTCATCGGCTTCGAGATCCCCGCCGCGCTGCTCGCCTTCGTCTGGCTGCGCTTCCTCGGCGGGGAGACCTGGCGCTCGTCGGTGCTCGTCAGCCTCGGCGTGGTGGTCGCGTTCTACCTGGTCTTCGTGGCCGCCCTCTCGGTCCCCATCCCGCACCTGTTCTGA
- a CDS encoding Bug family tripartite tricarboxylate transporter substrate binding protein, whose protein sequence is MDKHFGARPWTVTGLGLALTFSVAACGGNVGGGSDADAADFPGDDPITVLVGQDPGGSTDLIARAAAEGLSDELGVPVTVENQPGANGALAAQELAGEEPDGHTLMVYNGSLAYITPLAVGEGEAPDIADFDIVTGLSLDDYVLVTAPGSGFTTVEDLAAAGRPITFGTTGVGTGSQLSQELLFAQSGIDATAVPFDGGSPTLTAVLGGQVDVGSIQLGEAIEQIEAGELTPIVTFAEERPSYLPDTPTAVEAGYDVPVQQSRAVFAPQGVPDDVMQTLRDGFQAAFEEEAYQQFNEDNLLTPNELDGEEIRDLWTENLDRYRSVVEEYDIDLGGEQ, encoded by the coding sequence ATGGACAAGCACTTCGGCGCGCGCCCCTGGACGGTGACCGGTCTCGGGCTGGCTCTGACCTTCTCGGTCGCGGCCTGCGGCGGCAACGTGGGCGGCGGCTCGGACGCCGACGCCGCGGACTTCCCCGGCGACGACCCGATCACCGTGCTGGTGGGCCAGGACCCCGGCGGCAGCACCGACCTCATCGCCCGCGCGGCGGCCGAGGGCCTGTCCGACGAGCTGGGCGTCCCGGTCACGGTGGAGAACCAGCCCGGCGCCAACGGTGCGCTGGCCGCCCAGGAGCTGGCCGGCGAGGAGCCCGACGGCCACACGCTGATGGTCTACAACGGCAGCCTGGCCTACATCACCCCGCTCGCGGTGGGTGAGGGCGAGGCGCCGGACATCGCGGACTTCGACATCGTCACCGGCCTCTCGCTGGACGACTACGTCCTGGTGACCGCGCCCGGCTCCGGCTTCACCACGGTCGAGGACCTCGCTGCCGCCGGGCGCCCGATCACCTTCGGCACCACGGGCGTGGGCACCGGCAGCCAGCTCTCCCAGGAGCTGCTCTTCGCCCAGTCCGGCATCGACGCCACCGCCGTCCCCTTCGACGGCGGCTCCCCCACCCTGACCGCCGTGCTGGGTGGCCAGGTGGACGTCGGCTCGATCCAGCTCGGCGAGGCGATCGAGCAGATCGAGGCCGGCGAGCTGACCCCGATCGTGACCTTCGCCGAGGAGCGGCCCAGCTACCTCCCCGACACCCCGACCGCCGTCGAGGCCGGTTACGACGTGCCGGTCCAGCAGTCGCGCGCCGTCTTCGCCCCGCAGGGCGTGCCGGACGACGTCATGCAGACGCTGCGCGACGGGTTCCAGGCGGCCTTCGAGGAGGAGGCCTACCAGCAGTTCAACGAGGACAACCTGCTCACCCCGAACGAGCTCGACGGTGAGGAGATCCGGGACCTGTGGACGGAGAACCTGGACCGGTACCGCAGCGTGGTCGAGGAGTACGACATCGACCTCGGTGGAGAGCAGTGA
- a CDS encoding LysR family transcriptional regulator — MAFTLEQLRGFVAVADELHFGRAAARLAMTQPPLSRQIQKLERAVGAQLLERDNRRVSLTAAGEVFLVEARRLLTLADGAPELARRVSSGSSGVLRIGFTAASTYGLLGRLLDDLARDLPDVDVDLAEMVTREQVAGLLAEEIDLGLARPPFDEERFGSRLLHREALLVAAPRGHRLLELGRPVEPADLAGEPVVMHSPTKARYFYDLVVGFVPVASENTVHTVSQVLTMLWLVAAGRGIAFVPESAAGLTIEGVGLVRLQTPVPRPVELHLLWARESKNPALWRALAGLTAGQALS; from the coding sequence ATGGCGTTCACGCTGGAGCAGTTGCGCGGTTTCGTGGCGGTCGCCGACGAGCTGCACTTCGGCCGGGCGGCGGCCCGGCTGGCCATGACCCAGCCCCCGCTGAGCCGCCAGATCCAGAAGCTGGAGCGGGCCGTGGGCGCCCAGTTGCTGGAGCGGGACAACCGCCGGGTCAGCCTCACCGCGGCCGGCGAGGTGTTCCTGGTGGAGGCCCGCCGGCTGCTCACGCTGGCCGACGGTGCGCCCGAGCTCGCGCGCCGGGTGTCCTCGGGCTCCAGCGGCGTGCTGCGGATCGGGTTCACCGCCGCCTCCACCTACGGCCTGCTCGGCCGCTTGCTCGACGACCTGGCCCGCGACCTGCCCGACGTCGACGTCGACCTGGCCGAGATGGTCACCCGCGAGCAGGTGGCCGGCCTGCTGGCGGAGGAGATCGACCTGGGGCTGGCCCGGCCGCCCTTCGACGAGGAGCGGTTCGGCTCCCGGCTGCTGCACCGGGAGGCGCTGCTGGTCGCGGCCCCGCGGGGGCACCGGTTGCTCGAGCTGGGGCGCCCGGTCGAGCCGGCGGACCTGGCCGGCGAGCCGGTCGTCATGCACTCGCCGACGAAGGCCCGGTACTTCTACGACCTGGTGGTCGGGTTCGTGCCGGTGGCGTCGGAGAACACCGTGCACACGGTGAGCCAGGTGCTGACCATGCTGTGGCTGGTGGCCGCCGGGCGCGGGATCGCGTTCGTGCCGGAGTCGGCGGCCGGGCTGACCATCGAGGGGGTCGGTCTGGTGCGGTTGCAGACCCCCGTCCCCCGGCCGGTCGAGCTGCACCTGCTCTGGGCCCGGGAGTCGAAGAACCCCGCACTGTGGCGCGCACTGGCCGGTCTCACCGCTGGGCAAGCGCTTTCATGA
- the kdgD gene encoding 5-dehydro-4-deoxyglucarate dehydratase, translated as MLPPDALADRLKSGLLSFPVTHFDADLQFDEPRYREHLAWQSSFDVAGLFAAGGTGEGFSLTPAEIDRVVRVAVDEVADRVPVIAPATGGTAVSVAQAQAAQAAGASGLLLFPPYLTEASQAGLVEHVSAVCRATDLGVIVYSRANAVLADVTVAELADRNPNLIGLKDGVGDIEQMTRTYAKVGERLIYVGGLPTAETFALPLLQLGVSTYSSALYNFLPEFALRFYAAVRAQDRPAVYGMLSDFVLPYLDIRDRARGYAVSIVKAGLTAVGRDGGRVRPPLTDLTESELAELTALASKVS; from the coding sequence ATGCTGCCCCCGGACGCCCTCGCTGACCGGCTGAAGTCCGGCCTGCTCTCGTTCCCGGTCACCCACTTCGACGCCGACCTGCAGTTCGACGAGCCCCGCTACCGCGAGCACCTCGCCTGGCAGTCCAGCTTCGACGTGGCCGGCCTCTTCGCCGCCGGCGGCACCGGGGAGGGCTTCTCGCTCACCCCCGCCGAGATCGACCGGGTGGTCCGGGTCGCCGTCGACGAGGTGGCCGACCGGGTGCCGGTCATCGCCCCGGCCACCGGGGGCACCGCCGTCTCGGTCGCCCAGGCCCAGGCCGCCCAGGCCGCTGGCGCCTCCGGCCTGCTGCTCTTCCCGCCCTACCTCACCGAGGCGAGCCAGGCCGGGCTGGTCGAGCACGTCAGCGCCGTCTGCCGGGCCACCGACCTCGGGGTGATCGTCTACAGCCGGGCCAACGCCGTCCTCGCCGACGTGACCGTCGCCGAGCTCGCCGACCGCAACCCGAACCTGATCGGGCTGAAGGACGGCGTCGGCGACATCGAGCAGATGACCCGCACCTACGCCAAGGTCGGCGAGCGCCTCATCTACGTCGGCGGGCTGCCCACCGCCGAGACGTTCGCCCTCCCGCTGCTGCAGCTGGGCGTGAGCACCTACTCCTCGGCGCTGTACAACTTCCTCCCGGAGTTCGCGCTGCGCTTCTACGCCGCCGTGCGCGCCCAGGACCGCCCCGCGGTGTACGGGATGCTCAGCGACTTCGTCCTGCCCTACCTGGACATCCGCGACCGGGCCCGCGGCTACGCGGTGTCGATCGTCAAGGCCGGGCTGACCGCCGTCGGCCGGGACGGCGGCCGGGTGCGGCCGCCGCTGACCGACCTGACCGAGTCCGAGCTGGCCGAGCTCACCGCACTGGCCTCCAAGGTCTCCTGA
- a CDS encoding enolase C-terminal domain-like protein gives MSGNPPTVSRVEVVPVAGRDSMLLNLSGAHGPFFTRNIVIVTDSEGREGVGEVPGGEDIRRTVADAAPLLVGQPVGMFGRLLRSVADTFADRDAGGRGLQTFDLRTTIHAVTGLESALLDLLGQHLGVPVAELLGDGQQRDAVPMLGYLFYVGDRAATDLPYAAEADPADDWERLRREPALTPEAVVALAEAAQARYGFADFKLKGGVLPGEQEVAAVRALAERFPDARVTLDPNGGWLLADAVRLLGDLHGVLAYAEDPVGAEGGFSGREVMAEFRQTTGLPTATNMIATDWRQMAHAVRSHAVDIPLADPHFWTMRGSVRVAQLCADFGLTWGSHSNNHFDVSLAMFTHVGAAAPGEITALDTHWIWQDGQALTRSPLQIRDGQIAVPTAPGLGVELDRDALAAAHELYREHGLGARDDAVAMQYLVPDWRFDPKRPCLVR, from the coding sequence ATGAGCGGAAACCCGCCGACCGTCAGCCGCGTCGAGGTGGTGCCCGTCGCCGGGCGGGACAGCATGCTGCTGAACCTCAGCGGCGCCCACGGGCCGTTCTTCACCCGCAACATCGTGATCGTCACCGACAGCGAGGGCCGTGAGGGCGTCGGCGAGGTGCCCGGCGGCGAGGACATCCGCCGCACGGTGGCCGACGCCGCTCCGCTGCTCGTGGGGCAGCCGGTGGGGATGTTCGGCCGGCTGCTGCGCTCGGTCGCCGACACCTTCGCCGACCGGGACGCCGGTGGCCGCGGGCTGCAGACCTTCGACCTGCGCACCACGATCCACGCGGTGACCGGGCTGGAGTCCGCCCTGCTGGACCTGCTCGGCCAGCACCTGGGCGTGCCCGTCGCCGAGCTGCTCGGCGACGGGCAGCAGCGGGACGCCGTCCCGATGCTCGGCTACCTCTTCTACGTCGGGGACCGGGCCGCCACCGACCTGCCCTACGCCGCCGAGGCCGACCCGGCCGACGACTGGGAGCGGCTGCGCCGGGAGCCCGCCCTCACCCCCGAGGCGGTCGTCGCCCTGGCCGAGGCGGCGCAGGCCCGCTACGGCTTCGCCGACTTCAAGCTCAAGGGCGGGGTGCTCCCCGGGGAGCAGGAGGTCGCCGCCGTCCGGGCGCTGGCGGAGCGGTTCCCCGACGCCCGGGTCACGCTGGACCCCAACGGCGGGTGGCTGCTGGCCGACGCCGTCCGGCTGCTCGGCGACCTGCACGGCGTGCTCGCCTACGCCGAGGACCCGGTGGGCGCCGAGGGCGGCTTCTCCGGGCGGGAGGTCATGGCGGAGTTCCGGCAGACCACGGGGCTGCCGACGGCCACGAACATGATCGCCACCGACTGGCGGCAGATGGCCCACGCGGTGCGCTCGCACGCCGTGGACATCCCGCTGGCCGACCCGCACTTCTGGACCATGCGCGGCTCGGTGCGGGTGGCCCAGCTGTGCGCGGACTTCGGCCTGACCTGGGGCTCGCACTCGAACAACCACTTCGACGTCTCCCTGGCGATGTTCACCCACGTCGGCGCCGCCGCACCGGGGGAGATCACCGCGCTGGACACCCACTGGATCTGGCAGGACGGCCAGGCGCTCACCCGGTCGCCGCTGCAGATCCGGGACGGGCAGATCGCCGTGCCGACCGCCCCCGGGCTCGGCGTCGAGCTGGACCGGGACGCGCTGGCCGCGGCGCACGAGCTGTACCGGGAGCACGGCCTCGGTGCCCGGGACGACGCGGTCGCCATGCAGTACCTGGTGCCCGACTGGCGCTTCGACCCCAAGCGCCCCTGCCTGGTCCGCTGA
- a CDS encoding L-talarate/galactarate dehydratase has protein sequence MTTTAPAPTSVAPAVLDRISSVTLSSVTLPLPNPISDAKVFTGRQRAMTEVAFLFAEIRTEGGFEGVGFSYSKRAGGPAQFAHAGEVAPDLIGEDPNDIARLWTKLVWAGASVGRSGASTQAIAAIDVALWDLKAKRAGLPLAKLLGAHRDSVRCYNTSGGFLHETIEQVKDNATRTLESGVGGIKIKVGLPDSAEDLRRVRAVREHLGDGVPFMVDANQQWDRPTAMRVSRRLEEFDLVWIEEPLDAYDAEGHAQLARSLDTAIATGEMLTSVAEHRELIRAGSVDILQPDAPRIGGITQFLKLAALADDANLQIAPHFAMEIHVHLAAAYPHEPWVEHFDWLHPLFNERLETRDGRMHLSDRPGLGVTLTEQARAWTVDRVHVDAPR, from the coding sequence ATGACGACGACCGCCCCTGCCCCCACCTCCGTCGCACCGGCCGTGCTCGACCGGATCTCCTCGGTCACGCTCTCCTCGGTCACGCTGCCGCTGCCCAACCCGATCAGCGACGCCAAGGTCTTCACCGGCCGGCAGCGGGCGATGACCGAGGTCGCCTTCCTGTTCGCCGAGATCCGCACCGAGGGCGGCTTCGAGGGCGTCGGCTTCAGCTACTCCAAGCGGGCCGGTGGCCCGGCCCAGTTCGCCCACGCCGGGGAGGTCGCCCCCGACCTGATCGGCGAGGACCCGAACGACATCGCCCGGCTGTGGACCAAGCTCGTCTGGGCCGGGGCCTCGGTGGGCCGCAGCGGCGCCTCGACGCAGGCGATCGCCGCCATCGACGTCGCGCTGTGGGACCTCAAGGCCAAGCGCGCCGGGCTGCCGCTGGCCAAGCTGCTGGGCGCGCACCGCGACTCGGTCCGCTGCTACAACACCTCCGGCGGCTTCCTGCACGAGACGATCGAGCAGGTCAAGGACAACGCCACCCGCACCCTGGAGAGCGGCGTCGGTGGCATCAAGATCAAGGTCGGGCTGCCCGACTCGGCCGAGGACCTGCGCCGGGTGCGCGCCGTCCGCGAGCACCTCGGGGACGGCGTGCCGTTCATGGTCGACGCCAACCAGCAGTGGGACCGGCCCACGGCCATGCGGGTCAGCCGCCGGCTGGAGGAGTTCGACCTGGTCTGGATCGAGGAGCCGCTGGACGCCTACGACGCCGAGGGGCACGCCCAGCTGGCCCGGTCGCTGGACACCGCGATCGCCACCGGTGAGATGCTCACCAGCGTCGCCGAGCACCGGGAGCTGATCCGGGCCGGCTCGGTCGACATCCTGCAGCCGGACGCCCCGCGGATCGGCGGCATCACCCAGTTCCTCAAGCTGGCCGCGCTGGCCGACGACGCCAACCTGCAGATCGCCCCGCACTTCGCCATGGAGATCCACGTGCACCTGGCCGCGGCCTACCCGCACGAGCCGTGGGTGGAGCACTTCGACTGGCTGCACCCGCTGTTCAACGAGCGGCTGGAGACCCGGGACGGCCGGATGCACCTGTCCGACCGCCCCGGCCTCGGCGTCACCCTGACCGAGCAGGCCCGCGCCTGGACCGTGGACCGCGTCCACGTCGACGCGCCCCGCTGA